From the genome of Methanobrevibacter smithii ATCC 35061, one region includes:
- a CDS encoding ABC transporter substrate-binding protein produces the protein MNKKSIITIVIIVAVIIIAAGAYMFYSNQDDGTVTIGYLPSDHDAALFIADAQDMYQKEGINTKLVQFNNGGDLMTAMASGEVDVGYVGITPVLSSIEKGVPVKVISGVQTEGSGIVVSNSSGITSVQDLEGKSIATPGEASIQYMLLKYYLNQNNIDIKDLKVSAMKVPSMNDALKSNQIDGMLTYEPFVTTAVENGNTELVDSSEIIPGHPCCVVAASDDFLKEHPDEAKKIVEIHGNATKYVQENPDDSVSQLPKDIVSNPDIEKKSLSGINFVSGLDDAYKQKVLDFMNIEVDLGVLKEKIPAEKIFYDVTA, from the coding sequence ATGAATAAAAAATCAATTATAACTATTGTTATAATCGTTGCAGTTATCATTATTGCAGCTGGAGCATATATGTTTTACTCCAATCAAGATGATGGTACAGTAACTATCGGTTATCTTCCAAGTGATCATGATGCAGCTTTATTCATTGCTGATGCTCAAGACATGTATCAAAAAGAAGGTATTAATACTAAATTAGTTCAATTCAATAATGGTGGAGACTTAATGACTGCTATGGCTAGTGGTGAAGTGGATGTTGGATATGTAGGTATCACTCCAGTATTGTCTTCAATAGAAAAAGGCGTACCAGTAAAAGTTATTTCTGGTGTACAGACTGAAGGTAGTGGAATTGTTGTAAGTAACAGTTCAGGAATTACTTCTGTTCAGGATTTAGAAGGCAAATCCATTGCTACTCCTGGAGAAGCTTCCATTCAATATATGTTGCTTAAATATTATTTAAATCAGAATAATATTGATATTAAAGATTTAAAAGTTTCTGCAATGAAAGTTCCTTCAATGAATGATGCTTTAAAATCTAATCAGATTGACGGTATGTTAACTTATGAACCGTTTGTAACTACTGCAGTTGAAAACGGCAATACTGAATTGGTTGACTCATCTGAAATCATACCTGGACATCCATGCTGTGTAGTTGCCGCATCTGATGATTTCTTAAAAGAACATCCTGATGAAGCTAAAAAAATTGTAGAAATCCATGGTAATGCTACTAAATATGTTCAAGAAAATCCTGATGATTCAGTATCCCAATTACCAAAAGACATAGTATCTAATCCGGATATTGAGAAAAAATCTTTAAGCGGAATCAATTTTGTTTCAGGATTGGATGATGCATATAAACAAAAAGTATTGGACTTCATGAATATTGAAGTTGATTTAGGTGTCTTAAAAGAAAAAATTCCTGCAGAAAAAATCTTTTATGATGTAACTGCTTAA
- a CDS encoding 4Fe-4S binding protein: MIIFNTDDCIKCEACEGICPSNAIKVQPNNIIHCDTCGDSPKCAEICPNDALKVDFLTLEEGGAQQARLIFNGLKCDQCGKCVETCPQNTITLTNNPKIPLEGFCVMCQQCVEICPLDYVGIEGIKDPNHRELNIEGPIYIENCVGCGTCIEECPVQAISLNELGEPIEINSEICIKCGVCSQTCPWNAVFISEKIPTKRTKEITEFKLNESSCIGCKTCVEICPGDFIKFNTNNLTITLPKMCAACGLCEKMCSVNAISLNVKLHDATPCTEEGVVCDAEKCDHIGACAMKCPTQAIHVVTKTGMSVPEQIKSDEDPLFKSCIRCGACASSCPNNALTLDTEFEINKNGTLIKRPRIQYNPSKCDQCGDCVNSCPYNMLKTTDNPKLPIAGFCTLCGQCIETCPEKALSYK; encoded by the coding sequence ATGATTATTTTTAATACTGACGATTGTATTAAATGTGAAGCCTGCGAAGGAATATGTCCTTCAAATGCTATAAAAGTACAACCTAATAACATAATTCACTGCGATACCTGTGGCGATTCCCCCAAATGTGCTGAAATATGTCCCAATGATGCATTAAAAGTAGACTTTTTAACACTTGAAGAAGGTGGCGCCCAGCAAGCAAGATTAATTTTTAATGGCCTAAAATGTGATCAGTGCGGAAAATGTGTAGAAACATGCCCTCAAAACACTATAACACTAACCAACAATCCTAAAATTCCTCTTGAAGGATTTTGTGTCATGTGTCAGCAATGTGTTGAAATATGTCCTTTGGATTATGTAGGAATTGAAGGCATTAAAGATCCAAATCATCGTGAACTCAATATTGAAGGACCGATTTATATTGAAAACTGTGTTGGGTGCGGAACCTGTATTGAAGAATGTCCTGTACAGGCAATCAGTTTAAATGAACTTGGCGAACCAATAGAAATTAATTCTGAAATTTGCATTAAATGCGGTGTTTGTTCTCAAACCTGTCCATGGAATGCAGTATTTATCTCTGAAAAAATTCCAACAAAAAGAACAAAAGAAATTACTGAGTTTAAACTAAATGAATCCTCATGTATAGGTTGTAAAACATGTGTTGAAATATGTCCCGGAGACTTTATTAAATTCAATACCAACAATCTAACAATAACTCTTCCAAAAATGTGTGCAGCATGCGGTTTATGTGAAAAAATGTGTTCAGTAAATGCAATTTCATTAAATGTAAAACTCCATGACGCAACACCATGTACTGAAGAGGGAGTAGTTTGTGATGCAGAAAAATGTGACCATATCGGAGCATGTGCAATGAAATGTCCTACACAAGCTATTCATGTGGTTACAAAAACAGGAATGTCCGTTCCGGAACAGATAAAAAGTGATGAAGACCCTTTATTTAAAAGTTGTATACGCTGCGGAGCATGTGCATCATCTTGTCCGAATAATGCATTAACACTGGATACGGAATTTGAAATAAATAAAAATGGCACACTTATAAAAAGACCAAGAATACAATATAATCCATCAAAATGTGACCAATGTGGAGACTGTGTAAACAGCTGCCCATATAATATGCTAAAAACAACAGATAATCCTAAACTTCCAATAGCAGGATTCTGTACATTATGTGGACAATGTATCGAAACATGTCCTGAAAAAGCTTTAAGTTACAAATAG
- a CDS encoding Coenzyme F420 hydrogenase/dehydrogenase, beta subunit C-terminal domain, with amino-acid sequence MSSNYILARSKDEEILKKAAVGGAVTGILQYLLDNNIIDGVLTLKPEDDIYDGIPTIATTSEELLKTSGSLHCAPTMTADLISKYLSDKKIGIAVKPCDAKAVNELIKRHRINPDNIYTIGLNCGGTISPITAREMLKLYYDIDPSSVVKEEIAKGKFIVELEDGSEKAVSIDELEENGYGRRHNCQRCDLKVPRNADIACGNWGAEDGWTFIEINSEKGAKIVNQAKAEGYIEGKTPSEKAIGIRSKIENLMTKMGEKEKTSLLDEDISIGSDEWNRCIQCYACRDICPICWCNECELEKSYFENENENCPPSAISFQGVRLSHMAFSCVNCGQCGDVCPMEIPVDKLFDKIQRKYKNRTGYIAGISEEKPPLYSPKKEIL; translated from the coding sequence ATGAGTTCAAATTATATTCTAGCTCGTTCTAAAGACGAAGAGATATTGAAAAAAGCTGCTGTTGGAGGAGCTGTAACCGGAATTTTACAATATTTATTAGACAACAACATTATAGACGGTGTTTTAACATTAAAACCTGAAGATGATATCTATGATGGAATTCCAACTATTGCAACAACCAGTGAAGAATTATTAAAAACAAGCGGTTCACTTCATTGTGCACCAACAATGACTGCAGACCTCATCAGCAAATATTTATCTGATAAAAAAATCGGAATAGCTGTAAAACCATGTGATGCAAAAGCAGTAAATGAATTAATTAAAAGACACAGAATCAATCCTGACAATATTTACACTATAGGACTGAACTGTGGAGGAACAATAAGTCCTATAACAGCACGTGAAATGCTTAAATTATACTATGACATTGATCCAAGTTCTGTTGTTAAAGAAGAAATTGCAAAAGGTAAATTCATAGTTGAATTAGAAGACGGCAGCGAAAAAGCAGTCAGTATCGATGAACTGGAAGAAAACGGATATGGTAGAAGACATAACTGCCAAAGATGTGACCTTAAAGTTCCACGTAATGCAGATATAGCCTGTGGAAACTGGGGTGCTGAAGACGGCTGGACATTCATTGAAATAAATTCAGAAAAAGGAGCAAAAATAGTAAACCAGGCAAAAGCTGAAGGTTACATCGAAGGTAAAACACCTAGTGAAAAAGCTATTGGAATAAGAAGCAAAATAGAAAATCTCATGACAAAAATGGGTGAAAAAGAAAAAACCTCACTTTTAGACGAAGATATTTCCATTGGCTCTGATGAATGGAACAGATGTATTCAATGTTATGCATGTAGAGACATATGTCCAATCTGCTGGTGTAATGAATGTGAATTAGAAAAATCATACTTTGAAAATGAAAACGAAAACTGTCCGCCAAGCGCTATTTCATTCCAGGGTGTAAGATTATCCCACATGGCATTTAGTTGTGTAAACTGCGGACAGTGCGGAGACGTATGTCCTATGGAAATACCTGTTGATAAACTATTCGACAAAATACAAAGAAAATATAAAAATAGAACTGGATATATTGCAGGAATATCCGAAGAGAAACCTCCATTATACAGTCCAAAAAAAGAGATTTTATAA
- a CDS encoding adenylosuccinate synthetase — protein MTCSILVGGAWGDEGKGKCITYLCGNDKPDIIARAGVGPNAGHSVEFNGEKYGLRLIPSGFVHTDAKLMIGAGVLVDKDVLFKEFEDLKKYNVKERTFVDPRCAIITKDHRERDKKSEHLAKKIGSTGSGCGPANSDRVLRTVKLANDVPELEDYLADVSLETNDVLDNGGDVFIEGSQGFALSLYYGTYPFVTSKDTTASTFAADVGVGPTKVDEVINVFKAYITRVGEGPFPTEISQEEAESKNIEEYGVVTGRRRRVGLFDMELAKESCRINGATQIALTCVDRLYPDCARTQSYDDLSAETKKFVEEIQSETGVPVTIISTGPDLKDTIDLRKELL, from the coding sequence ATGACTTGTAGTATTTTAGTCGGTGGAGCATGGGGTGACGAAGGTAAAGGTAAATGTATCACTTATCTTTGCGGTAATGATAAACCGGATATCATTGCTCGTGCAGGTGTAGGTCCAAATGCAGGCCATTCTGTAGAGTTTAATGGTGAAAAATATGGTTTAAGGCTCATCCCTTCTGGTTTTGTACATACTGATGCTAAACTCATGATTGGTGCTGGAGTATTAGTAGATAAAGATGTTTTATTTAAAGAATTTGAAGATTTAAAGAAATATAATGTAAAAGAAAGAACTTTTGTGGATCCTAGATGTGCTATTATTACTAAAGATCACAGAGAAAGGGACAAAAAATCAGAACATTTAGCTAAAAAAATAGGAAGTACTGGATCCGGCTGCGGACCAGCTAATTCTGATAGGGTATTAAGAACAGTTAAATTAGCTAATGATGTTCCTGAACTTGAGGATTATTTAGCTGATGTTTCTTTAGAAACTAATGATGTTTTGGATAATGGAGGGGATGTATTTATTGAAGGTTCTCAAGGATTTGCATTATCTCTTTACTATGGAACTTATCCATTTGTAACTAGTAAAGACACTACTGCAAGTACATTTGCTGCTGATGTAGGTGTAGGTCCAACTAAAGTCGATGAAGTAATCAATGTATTTAAAGCTTATATTACCCGTGTTGGTGAAGGACCTTTCCCAACTGAAATTTCACAAGAAGAAGCTGAAAGTAAAAATATTGAAGAATATGGTGTTGTAACTGGACGTAGGCGTCGTGTAGGTTTATTTGATATGGAACTTGCAAAAGAATCCTGCAGAATCAATGGTGCAACTCAAATAGCTTTAACCTGTGTAGACAGATTATATCCCGACTGTGCTAGAACACAAAGTTATGATGATTTATCTGCTGAGACCAAAAAATTCGTTGAAGAAATTCAATCTGAAACTGGTGTTCCAGTAACTATTATTTCAACAGGTCCGGATTTAAAGGACACTATTGATTTGAGAAAAGAATTATTATAA
- the acs gene encoding acetate--CoA ligase alpha subunit, protein MKDLNKMFKPDSVAVIGASNTPGKVGYIIIDNIISGGYKGKVYPINPKSGEIQGLKAYENIKDVPEKVDLVIMSIPAAFVNESIKDCGEAGVENMVVISAGFKEIGEEGAKLEEELVALSKEYGINIIGPNSLGITDSHTPLNSSFAQMMPPKGNIAFISQSGAMMVALLDWSLTSGIGFSKVISLGNKAGVSETELMNYLAEDPETAVIICYLESISDDDNFVKAMRQTTAKKPIVVLKSGSSNAGAEAASSHTGALAGSDLAFDTAFEQSGILRVSSMAELFDIGLAFSKAPLPEGNNVAIITNAGGGGVLTVDEMERQGLKLVQFDEETKEKLRKGIPEEGSVNNPIDVLGDAPVQRYKETLDIVLKDDQVDSLIIMVCPTASADPDGIAAAILEEREKFGKPILVVNMGGPTFEAANHALRSHNVPTYVFPENAVDALAAMTTYAELERREADSCIDDLDNIDKKAVEEIFAKVKADGRDTLLGSEAYAVAEAYGIEAAPIKLATNADEASQLAADMEFPVVLKIASDKILHKSDIGGVKVGIESEEEAKATFDEIIANAKKAHPDIVPDGVEVQKMMETGQEVIVGMIKDKQFGPMIAFGMGGIYVNLIEDVSFKLANGISSQEIDEQINDTKVSELLKGYRGEAPCDIDAVKEAIKRVARLTLDFPEISELDINPIFVYENGSSALDIKIKL, encoded by the coding sequence ATGAAAGATCTCAATAAAATGTTTAAACCTGATTCAGTTGCTGTAATCGGAGCTTCAAACACCCCAGGTAAAGTAGGTTATATTATCATAGATAATATCATCTCTGGAGGATATAAAGGAAAAGTATACCCAATTAACCCAAAAAGCGGAGAAATCCAAGGGTTAAAAGCATATGAAAATATTAAAGATGTTCCTGAAAAGGTGGACTTAGTAATCATGTCCATTCCTGCAGCTTTTGTAAATGAATCAATAAAAGACTGTGGTGAAGCTGGCGTAGAAAACATGGTAGTTATTAGTGCTGGTTTCAAAGAAATTGGAGAAGAAGGTGCAAAATTAGAAGAAGAATTAGTTGCACTTAGTAAAGAATATGGGATAAATATTATTGGACCAAACAGTTTAGGAATTACAGATTCCCATACTCCATTAAACTCTTCATTTGCACAAATGATGCCGCCAAAAGGAAATATTGCATTTATTTCCCAAAGTGGAGCTATGATGGTAGCACTTCTTGATTGGAGTCTTACTTCAGGAATCGGATTCAGTAAAGTAATCAGTCTTGGAAACAAAGCAGGTGTAAGTGAAACCGAATTAATGAATTACTTAGCTGAAGACCCTGAAACTGCAGTTATTATATGTTATTTAGAATCAATATCTGACGATGATAATTTTGTTAAAGCAATGAGACAAACCACTGCTAAAAAACCAATTGTTGTACTTAAATCCGGTTCAAGTAATGCCGGTGCAGAAGCTGCATCTTCCCACACTGGTGCTTTAGCCGGTAGTGACTTGGCATTTGATACTGCTTTTGAACAATCCGGAATTCTTCGTGTAAGCAGCATGGCAGAATTATTTGATATCGGATTGGCATTTTCCAAAGCACCACTTCCAGAAGGAAACAATGTAGCTATCATTACCAATGCTGGTGGTGGAGGAGTACTTACTGTAGATGAAATGGAAAGACAGGGATTGAAACTTGTTCAATTTGATGAAGAAACCAAAGAAAAATTAAGGAAAGGTATTCCTGAAGAAGGTAGTGTAAACAACCCTATTGATGTTTTAGGAGACGCTCCAGTACAAAGGTACAAAGAAACATTAGATATTGTTTTAAAAGATGATCAAGTAGACAGTTTAATCATTATGGTTTGTCCTACAGCATCTGCAGACCCAGACGGAATTGCAGCTGCAATCTTAGAAGAAAGAGAAAAATTCGGAAAACCTATTTTAGTTGTAAACATGGGTGGACCAACCTTTGAAGCAGCAAACCATGCACTAAGGTCCCACAATGTGCCTACTTATGTTTTCCCTGAAAATGCAGTAGATGCACTTGCAGCTATGACAACCTATGCTGAATTGGAACGCAGAGAAGCTGATTCATGTATTGATGATTTAGACAACATCGATAAAAAAGCTGTAGAAGAAATATTTGCTAAAGTTAAAGCTGACGGCAGAGACACCTTACTTGGTAGTGAAGCATATGCAGTAGCTGAAGCTTATGGAATTGAAGCTGCACCAATTAAATTAGCTACCAATGCAGATGAAGCAAGCCAATTAGCAGCAGATATGGAATTCCCTGTTGTACTTAAAATAGCTTCTGACAAAATACTTCACAAATCAGATATCGGCGGAGTAAAAGTAGGAATTGAAAGTGAAGAAGAAGCTAAAGCAACTTTCGATGAAATCATAGCTAATGCTAAAAAAGCACATCCTGACATTGTGCCGGATGGTGTAGAAGTGCAAAAAATGATGGAAACCGGTCAGGAAGTAATTGTCGGTATGATTAAAGACAAACAATTCGGACCGATGATTGCATTTGGTATGGGTGGAATTTACGTTAACCTTATTGAAGATGTATCCTTTAAATTAGCTAACGGTATCAGCAGTCAGGAAATTGATGAGCAAATCAATGACACTAAAGTTAGCGAATTGCTTAAAGGTTACAGAGGAGAAGCACCATGCGATATTGATGCTGTAAAAGAAGCTATTAAAAGAGTAGCTAGGTTAACCTTAGACTTCCCTGAAATATCCGAATTGGATATTAACCCAATTTTCGTATACGAAAACGGATCAAGTGCTCTTGATATAAAAATCAAATTATAA
- a CDS encoding MFS transporter translates to MIKKTTAFYVVLVGSLASFMAAYTSNAVTMALPELARVFHLSNILQNWTINLYLLTMAVLSVPFGKICAQKGLKKSFFYGALVFFIGTAGIIMAANTEMLLLFRFIQAIGSAAIFVSSVSMIVKAVPNNQRGRALGINIASVYIGLSLAPVLGGSLTYNFGWESIFAITLPVSFIVVVLTYLKIKEEWKLDANDPIDIKGSVFYGIGISAFMYGFTELHTLTGQAITAVGVIFLIIFIYYELKQKYPIFNVRLYKNHKFLSSNIASVISYISIFSVSTIINYHFQYILGWNAQMTGLILISMPIMQAIVTPQSGKLSDLINPQKLSALGMGLATIAILILTTMDDSTSVYIIIIALMIGGVGYGLFSSPNTNTIMSSVPPNETTMASAAVATMRVIGQTLSIGILTVIFAFVMGNVAITPSVYPQLSESCHLALICSTVLGVISVLVSLVGMNSDDKLNTTQR, encoded by the coding sequence ATGATTAAAAAAACAACAGCATTTTATGTAGTGCTTGTAGGATCACTGGCTAGTTTTATGGCTGCCTACACATCAAATGCAGTAACAATGGCTCTGCCGGAACTTGCAAGAGTATTTCACCTAAGCAATATTTTGCAAAACTGGACAATAAACCTCTATTTATTAACAATGGCTGTATTAAGTGTCCCCTTCGGAAAAATTTGTGCCCAAAAAGGACTTAAAAAATCATTCTTCTATGGTGCACTTGTATTTTTCATAGGAACTGCTGGAATAATAATGGCAGCAAATACTGAAATGCTATTACTGTTCAGATTTATTCAGGCAATAGGATCTGCTGCAATATTTGTATCTTCAGTAAGTATGATTGTAAAAGCTGTTCCAAATAATCAAAGAGGACGTGCATTGGGAATAAACATAGCTTCAGTTTATATCGGACTGTCTCTGGCTCCAGTACTGGGAGGAAGTTTAACATATAACTTTGGCTGGGAAAGTATCTTTGCAATAACACTTCCTGTAAGTTTTATTGTAGTGGTCCTTACTTATTTAAAAATTAAAGAGGAATGGAAATTAGATGCAAATGATCCGATTGATATAAAAGGAAGTGTTTTTTATGGAATTGGAATTTCAGCATTTATGTATGGATTTACAGAACTGCATACACTAACCGGACAGGCAATTACAGCAGTTGGAGTAATATTTCTAATAATATTCATTTACTATGAATTAAAACAGAAATATCCTATATTTAATGTAAGATTATATAAGAACCACAAATTCTTATCAAGCAACATAGCCAGCGTAATAAGTTATATTTCCATTTTTAGTGTATCTACAATTATCAATTACCATTTCCAATATATTTTAGGCTGGAATGCACAAATGACCGGACTGATTTTAATCAGCATGCCTATAATGCAGGCAATTGTAACTCCGCAGTCCGGAAAATTGTCTGATTTGATAAATCCTCAAAAGCTCTCAGCACTTGGAATGGGACTTGCAACAATAGCCATATTAATACTGACAACAATGGATGACTCCACATCAGTATATATCATAATTATTGCATTGATGATTGGAGGTGTCGGATATGGACTGTTCAGCAGCCCAAATACAAATACAATTATGAGCAGTGTTCCGCCAAATGAAACAACCATGGCATCAGCTGCAGTAGCTACCATGAGAGTTATCGGTCAGACATTAAGTATAGGCATTTTAACAGTTATTTTTGCATTTGTAATGGGTAATGTGGCCATAACCCCTAGCGTATATCCTCAACTTAGTGAAAGCTGTCATTTAGCTTTAATATGTTCAACAGTACTTGGAGTCATAAGTGTTTTAGTATCACTTGTAGGAATGAACTCTGATGATAAATTAAACACCACACAAAGATAA
- a CDS encoding MJ0548 connectase family domain-containing protein yields MSLIIAYIGKKGCVMASDKRRIGYFGNKEQLNALESELYSGKIKTDEEFKKKADEYGISIKLTEDATKITTVGNCVRGEVTTKKVFETYRKRIYGTTMGYQIVELSGSETVSREAGEKAIIVFGNKFAKQEAEKLINKKWKPSLSLKYMGDIFEEILTEISRKTPTIGNTFDVLIKQPKFNKSEAQRHLNVSIDKDIKVLSKFRQKLQEDLIQKNKEIALADKIINKGDVGEVVSVDGKMLHVKLNSKTQAFDGNWKQIAKPNETVFMFSDHNHVELGDKVVIQDEKLCLKKDKSNLKCDIILCSL; encoded by the coding sequence ATGAGTTTGATTATTGCTTATATTGGAAAAAAAGGATGTGTAATGGCTAGTGATAAAAGAAGAATTGGTTATTTTGGGAATAAAGAGCAATTAAATGCATTGGAATCTGAATTATACAGTGGTAAAATAAAAACCGATGAGGAATTTAAAAAGAAAGCTGATGAATACGGCATCTCAATTAAGTTAACTGAAGATGCTACTAAAATAACCACTGTGGGAAATTGCGTAAGGGGAGAAGTCACAACCAAAAAAGTTTTTGAAACATACAGGAAAAGAATTTACGGAACTACAATGGGTTACCAGATAGTGGAATTGTCAGGTTCTGAAACTGTTTCAAGGGAAGCCGGTGAAAAGGCAATTATTGTATTTGGTAATAAATTTGCCAAACAGGAAGCAGAAAAGCTAATAAACAAAAAATGGAAACCTTCATTAAGTTTAAAATATATGGGTGATATCTTTGAAGAGATACTTACCGAAATTTCTAGAAAAACACCAACAATTGGAAATACTTTTGATGTTTTAATCAAACAGCCTAAATTCAACAAATCAGAAGCTCAAAGACATCTTAATGTAAGTATTGATAAGGATATTAAGGTTTTATCTAAATTTAGACAAAAGCTTCAGGAAGATTTAATCCAAAAAAATAAGGAAATAGCTTTGGCTGATAAAATTATTAATAAAGGAGATGTTGGTGAAGTTGTTTCAGTAGATGGGAAAATGCTTCATGTCAAATTAAATAGTAAAACACAGGCTTTTGATGGAAATTGGAAACAGATAGCTAAGCCAAATGAAACTGTTTTCATGTTCAGTGACCATAACCATGTGGAACTTGGAGATAAGGTAGTTATCCAGGATGAAAAGTTATGTCTTAAAAAGGACAAATCTAATCTTAAATGTGATATAATTTTATGCAGTTTATAA
- a CDS encoding molybdopterin-dependent oxidoreductase has translation MLNLKHTICPSCSTGCGITLISNNKELLGTYPYKRHEINEGKNCKNGRYCFTKYSFNKIDEPSIVNNGKLNESDFKSIIEQFIEDIKNVEPEQFGILCSGNSTNEELDLIKKFSENYGNKLFLYENGFVNLDKTATSYDDINNSKTILIIGDLYDENPLVARRVIMAKENGAKVICADNENKNTTSINSDKYIQFDSVSEFLDSLDEEILDELNEDAIIIFNKVDNEENCQKISEIGLKTNAKILPIYKKCNSKGALNKIDPINLNELKEELKNIEVLLIVNENPLDYITEDDLNSIKKIVTISYFKNDIVNKSDYVIPGKPWAFKEGSYTNSVNTNQNFKIAVPDIVNENLSEIEILMKISEKLDIDL, from the coding sequence ATGTTAAATTTAAAGCATACAATATGCCCATCATGTAGTACTGGCTGTGGCATAACTTTAATCTCAAATAATAAAGAATTACTTGGAACTTATCCCTACAAAAGACATGAAATTAATGAAGGAAAAAACTGTAAAAATGGCAGATACTGTTTTACAAAATATTCATTTAATAAAATCGATGAACCTTCCATAGTAAATAACGGAAAATTAAATGAATCTGATTTTAAAAGCATTATAGAACAGTTTATAGAAGATATAAAAAATGTAGAACCGGAACAGTTCGGGATTTTATGTTCAGGAAATTCAACAAATGAAGAATTGGATTTGATAAAAAAATTCAGTGAAAACTATGGAAACAAATTATTCTTATATGAAAATGGATTTGTAAACCTTGACAAAACAGCTACAAGTTACGATGACATCAACAATTCCAAAACCATTTTGATTATCGGAGACTTATATGATGAAAACCCTTTAGTTGCCAGAAGAGTAATAATGGCTAAAGAAAATGGTGCAAAAGTTATTTGTGCAGATAATGAAAATAAAAATACCACTTCCATAAACTCCGATAAATATATTCAATTTGACTCTGTAAGTGAATTCCTCGATAGTTTAGATGAAGAAATTTTAGATGAATTAAACGAAGATGCAATTATAATATTCAATAAGGTAGACAATGAAGAAAACTGCCAAAAAATATCTGAAATAGGATTAAAAACCAATGCTAAAATTTTACCTATATACAAAAAATGTAACAGTAAAGGAGCATTAAATAAAATAGATCCTATTAATTTAAATGAATTAAAAGAAGAATTGAAAAATATTGAAGTTTTATTAATTGTCAATGAAAATCCTCTCGATTATATAACTGAAGACGATTTAAACAGCATAAAAAAGATAGTTACCATTTCTTATTTTAAAAATGATATTGTAAATAAAAGCGATTATGTAATTCCTGGAAAACCTTGGGCTTTTAAAGAAGGATCTTACACAAACAGTGTAAATACAAATCAAAACTTTAAAATAGCTGTTCCAGACATTGTAAATGAAAATCTTTCTGAAATTGAAATTTTAATGAAAATTTCCGAAAAATTAGATATTGATTTATAG
- a CDS encoding hydrogenase iron-sulfur subunit codes for MSDVKIVGLLCNWCCYGGADTAGTARMQYPPNIRIIRVMCSGRINPSLVFKAFKEGADGVFVGGCHLGDCHYDAGNYKWNRRAFMVQDIVEEFGIEKERFKFEWVSASEGEKFQKTMEEFEKTVSKLGPLNLE; via the coding sequence ATGAGTGATGTTAAAATAGTAGGATTATTATGTAATTGGTGTTGTTATGGTGGTGCAGATACTGCCGGGACTGCAAGAATGCAATATCCTCCAAACATTAGAATTATAAGAGTAATGTGTTCTGGCAGAATTAACCCGTCTTTAGTTTTTAAAGCATTTAAAGAAGGTGCTGACGGAGTATTTGTAGGGGGATGTCATCTTGGAGATTGTCACTATGATGCAGGAAATTATAAATGGAACAGAAGAGCATTTATGGTTCAAGACATTGTAGAAGAATTTGGTATTGAAAAAGAAAGATTTAAATTTGAATGGGTATCTGCTTCAGAAGGTGAAAAATTCCAAAAAACAATGGAAGAATTTGAAAAAACAGTCAGCAAATTAGGTCCTTTGAATTTAGAATAA